One region of Phycisphaerae bacterium genomic DNA includes:
- a CDS encoding UDP-N-acetylglucosamine 2-epimerase, whose product MKIAPLMKAFNQGGNFQTLLVHTGQHYDEKMSKLFFEELEIPKPDINLEVGSGSHAAQTAEVMKRFEPVVVDFKPDYCLVVGDVNSTIAC is encoded by the coding sequence ATGAAGATTGCTCCGTTGATGAAAGCGTTTAATCAAGGCGGTAATTTTCAAACTCTTCTTGTTCACACAGGTCAGCATTATGACGAAAAAATGAGCAAGCTGTTTTTTGAAGAACTTGAAATACCCAAACCCGATATAAACCTCGAAGTCGGCAGCGGCTCCCATGCTGCTCAGACCGCTGAAGTAATGAAACGATTCGAACCTGTCGTTGTTGATTTTAAGCCTGATTATTGTTTAGTTGTCGGCGATGTTAACAGCACAATCGCCTGCG